In Salmo trutta chromosome 16, fSalTru1.1, whole genome shotgun sequence, a genomic segment contains:
- the LOC115150510 gene encoding putative fidgetin-like protein 2, giving the protein MHWSPEHAAPLSQWPEQHLDVSSTTSPPSAHKHDSRGYTTAAGYPWASDDISALTASSLLKRYAEKYSGLELPYERPAPGAYSEPGTFLKSETEPWALGQGMECYPALEALAAGAKVGSASVGLPGTGSVTVVNSNLTSDPGYSGGGSCNGPPSQDYPLSYNSTYLSSGYCLQPGSALPPASLQTTPTLVSSYNPTNPVYNYPPGCYPHLQTSLAASYSHSHPSASYLPSGLSTPTPLTPRSTMAGGSYGYPSHSLGAGSETGGPLKRKAFEMAEEGEEGGGEGARYRKYGNGHSKSHGNGHGNDYDIAGSEVQAYKPSKPLVSPPYGGQGEYSPSSGQGGESGGGGEHGFPHQRLAMKMPVSHARSEDPTGGR; this is encoded by the coding sequence ATGCACTGGTCTCCGGAGCACGCGGCCCCCCTGTCCCAGTGGCCTGAGCAGCACCTGGATGTGTCTTCcaccacctcccctccctccgcCCACAAACACGACTCACGTGGTTACACCACTGCAGCCGGATACCCCTGGGCCAGCGATGACATCTCTGCCCTCACCGCGTCTTCCTTGTTAAAGCGCTACGCCGAAAAGTACTCAGGCCTGGAGCTGCCCTATGAAAGGCCTGCCCCAGGGGCTTACTCAGAGCCTGGGACCTTCCTGAAGAGTGAGACTGAGCCCTGGGCCCTGGGACAGGGCATGGAGTGTTACCCTGCGTTGGAGGCCCTGGCAGCAGGGGCCAAAGTGGGATCAGCATCAGTGGGCCTCCCTGGCACGGGCAGTGTGACGGTGGTGAACAGTAACTTGACCTCTGACCCTGGGTATAGTGGTGGTGGCTCCTGTAATGGACCCCCCTCTCAGGACTACCCCCTCTCCTACAACAGCACCTACCTCTCCTCAGGATACTGCCTCCAGCCCGGCTCAGCACTTCCCCCAGCCTCTCTGCAAACCACCCCCACCCTGGTGTCCAGCTACAACCCTACCAACCCTGTATACAACTACCCGCCAGGCTGCTACCCCCACCTCCAGACCAGCCTGGCAGCCAGCTACAGCCATAGCCACCCCAGTGCCTCCTACCTCCCCTCTGGGCTGAGCACCCCTACCCCCCTGACCCCCCGGTCCACCATGGCGGGGGGCAGCTATGGCTACCCCAGTCACAGCCTAGGGGCCGGCTCTGAGACAGGAGGGCCGCTGAAACGCAAGGCCTTTGAGATGgcggaagagggggaggagggaggaggagaaggagcgcGGTACAGGAAGTACGGCAATGGCCACAGCAAGAGCCACGGCAATGGTCACGGCAACGACTACGACATAGCGGGCTCAGAAGTCCAGGCCTACAAGCCCAGCAAGCCTCTGGTGTCGCCTCCTTATGGTGGGCAGGGGGAGTACAGCCCCTCCTCAGGCCAAGGgggggagagtgggggaggaggggaacaTGGCTTCCCCCATCAGAGGCTGGCCATGAAGATGCCTGTGTCACATGCACGATCTGAGGACCCAACTGGAGGACGCTAG